The following are encoded together in the Cryptosporangium phraense genome:
- a CDS encoding vWA domain-containing protein, with protein MTELSAFADATRPARPGEEILLGFTVALRAAGVAVTHDRAQAYLEAVALAGIANARAAYYAGRATLCGSPADLERYDQVYEAYFDPRAGLPRRRQAPPGVPTASTSILPESEAGGAGEADDEEIVRARASAAEVLRQRDIATLTANEKARLAEMFATLSVRPPLRRSGRLRPWHRGSLDASRTLRASLRRMGEPARLEFRRRALRARPVVLLVDVSGSMSSYADALLRLAHRLGTSGGPVETFALGTRLTRLTRALAARDAERALIAAGETVPDWSGGTRLGETLQAFVDRWGRRGLARGAVVVVFSDGWERGDASLLAEQMARLHRIAHSVVWVNPHRGKANYEPVQLGIRAVLPHVDAFVAGHSLAAFAELLDVISRA; from the coding sequence CACGGTCGCGCTGCGCGCCGCCGGGGTCGCGGTCACCCACGACCGCGCCCAGGCCTACCTCGAGGCCGTCGCGCTGGCCGGGATCGCGAACGCCCGCGCGGCCTACTACGCCGGCCGGGCCACGCTCTGCGGCTCCCCGGCCGACCTCGAGCGCTACGACCAGGTCTACGAGGCCTACTTCGACCCCCGCGCCGGGCTGCCCCGCCGTCGTCAGGCCCCGCCGGGCGTCCCCACCGCGTCGACGTCGATCCTGCCCGAGTCGGAGGCCGGCGGGGCCGGCGAGGCCGACGACGAGGAGATCGTGCGCGCGCGGGCGAGCGCGGCCGAGGTCCTGCGTCAGCGGGACATCGCGACGCTGACCGCCAACGAGAAGGCTCGCCTGGCCGAGATGTTCGCGACGCTGTCGGTCCGTCCGCCGCTGCGGCGCTCCGGCCGCCTGCGCCCCTGGCACCGCGGCTCGCTCGACGCCTCCCGCACGCTCCGCGCCTCGCTGCGCCGGATGGGCGAGCCCGCCCGGCTCGAGTTCCGCCGCCGCGCCCTGCGGGCCCGTCCGGTGGTGCTGCTCGTCGACGTCTCCGGCTCCATGAGCTCCTATGCGGACGCTCTGCTGCGCCTCGCCCACCGCCTGGGGACGTCCGGCGGGCCGGTCGAGACGTTCGCGCTCGGTACCCGGCTGACGCGGCTGACCCGGGCGCTGGCCGCGCGGGACGCCGAGCGGGCGCTGATCGCGGCCGGGGAGACGGTGCCGGACTGGTCGGGCGGCACCCGGCTGGGCGAGACGCTCCAGGCGTTCGTCGACCGCTGGGGCCGGCGCGGTCTGGCCCGGGGCGCGGTCGTCGTCGTGTTCTCCGACGGCTGGGAACGCGGGGACGCCTCGCTGCTGGCCGAGCAGATGGCCCGCCTGCACCGGATCGCCCACTCCGTCGTCTGGGTCAACCCGCACCGCGGGAAGGCGAACTACGAGCCGGTCCAGCTCGGCATCCGGGCCGTGCTCCCGCACGTGGACGCGTTCGTCGCGGGCCATTCTCTCGCCGCATTTGCGGAGCTGCTGGACGTCATTTCCCGCGCCTGA